In Haliaeetus albicilla chromosome 26, bHalAlb1.1, whole genome shotgun sequence, the sequence CCCACTGGAGCTGCTGCGCGATGGCAGCCGCCTGCCCCAGCTGGCCCTGCTCGACCTCTCGGCCAACCGCCTCCGCAGCTTGCCCGTCGGCGAGCTGCAGgcactgcctgcctggctgcGTGACCGCCTCTACCTACATGGCAACCCACTGGCCTGCGACTGCCCACTTTTCCAGCTGGTTGCCCGTGGTCGTCGCCGCCGGTTGAGCGCCGTGATGGATTTCCAGGAGGAGTTGCGGTGCTTGCTGCCCAACACCCAGGCGCACGTCGGTATCCTCGCCCTGGCCGGCCGGCAGCCGCTCAACTGCAGCGAGGCACGGGAAGCGGTGCTGGAAGCCCACCTGGGTGACACTGTCACCCTCAGCTGCGACACCCGGTTACGGGGGGTACGTAACCGGCACTGGGTGACGCCGGGAGGCGAACGGGTGTTGGAGGAAGGGGGTAACGGCAGTGCCGCTCTCCTGGCGAACGGCAGCCTGCAGCTGCGGGCGCTGCGCCCCGAGGACGCCGGCACCTACTCCTGTTGGGTGGCGGGTCCCCTCCTCAATGAGACCCTTTACGTGGAGCTGCTGGTGCACAACTTCACCCTGCACGGTCCCCACGACACCCTCAACACCGCCTACACCACTCTGGTGGGCTGCATCCTCAGCGTGGTGCTGGTGCTCATCTACCTGTACCTCACCCCttgccgctgctgctgctgccggggtGCCGACAAGCCGCCGGCTCCCCGCGATGACAGCATCAACTCCTCCGTCCTCAGCACCACCCCCAACCACGCTGCCGCCGGTGTCCCCGGGGAGCCTTGCCGGTCCCGCTCGGCCTCTGCCACCGGCCCGGGGCAGAACGGCAGGTTCAAGGTGGGGGGCACCCCCCAGCCGCCCCCCCGGCACGGCCCCAAGGCGCAAAGGAAGGTGTCGGATCCAGACTCAGTCAGCTCCGTCTTCTCCGACACCCCCATCGTGGTGTAGGGGGGGACACACGTTATGGGGACAGTCCCCAGGGACAGCCCATGTCCCTGCCACTGTTGAGACTTGTCCCCAATGGATGCGCTGCGGGCAGAAGGGGCAGCCTGGACCCCCACTGCCGTGTCCCCAGcttggggacacacacacaccatcACCCCCCTGGACTGAGCATCGCTGCTGTCCACCCACACCAGCCTCCGCCAAGGTCACCGCCACCGTGCCAGCACCGTGGGACCACGAGGGACAAGGGAGCTTGTGCGGGGACAGCGTGGCCATAGAGCCGGGGGGCACTGGCCCC encodes:
- the AMIGO1 gene encoding amphoterin-induced protein 1; this encodes MPGVAGMPVPSPQHPCDAVGQSVAMAGFGGPGAPLPLMPLLLALALLSPWGSAGGSCPPRCVCASNILSCSQAVLSSVPAPLPRFTAVLDLSHNNVSRLRADWAPVRLAHLHALLLSHNGLSFVSTEAFAHVPHLRHLDLSSNRLRALEENLFSDLAELEVLLLYNNEISAVDRTAFDNLSRLRKLYLGQNRIARFPLELLRDGSRLPQLALLDLSANRLRSLPVGELQALPAWLRDRLYLHGNPLACDCPLFQLVARGRRRRLSAVMDFQEELRCLLPNTQAHVGILALAGRQPLNCSEAREAVLEAHLGDTVTLSCDTRLRGVRNRHWVTPGGERVLEEGGNGSAALLANGSLQLRALRPEDAGTYSCWVAGPLLNETLYVELLVHNFTLHGPHDTLNTAYTTLVGCILSVVLVLIYLYLTPCRCCCCRGADKPPAPRDDSINSSVLSTTPNHAAAGVPGEPCRSRSASATGPGQNGRFKVGGTPQPPPRHGPKAQRKVSDPDSVSSVFSDTPIVV